In one window of Nocardia brasiliensis DNA:
- a CDS encoding tyrosine-protein phosphatase, which translates to MTLSPPADQYFISGTFNFRDLGGLRTVDGAKVRPGVLLRSAQLSGLDEAGLTALRELRVSDVHDLRGEREIDHIGHDRVPAEVRVTVTPFDSRMAEAPPHHATPDSAFRHMLEVYRMFPALPEAHAAITAIAESIVRGDGAVLVHCAAGKDRTGWAVATLLRAVGVSETDVQADYRQSNGAIPALRAMMTTKLLAGEELSVDLLGVRDEYLTIATDSMHELHGDVDTYLTTAGITPELRARLRERMLE; encoded by the coding sequence GTGACTCTCTCGCCGCCTGCCGATCAGTACTTCATCTCCGGCACCTTCAACTTCCGCGACCTCGGCGGACTGCGCACCGTCGACGGCGCCAAGGTGCGCCCCGGCGTGCTGCTGCGCTCGGCCCAGCTCAGCGGCCTCGACGAGGCGGGCCTGACCGCCCTGCGTGAACTGCGCGTCAGCGACGTGCACGACCTGCGCGGCGAGCGCGAGATCGACCACATCGGCCACGACCGGGTGCCCGCGGAGGTCCGGGTGACGGTCACGCCGTTCGACTCGCGAATGGCCGAGGCGCCACCGCACCACGCCACCCCCGATTCGGCCTTCCGGCACATGCTCGAGGTCTACCGAATGTTCCCGGCCCTGCCCGAGGCGCACGCCGCGATCACCGCCATCGCCGAGTCGATCGTGCGCGGTGACGGCGCGGTGCTCGTGCACTGCGCCGCGGGCAAGGACCGGACCGGCTGGGCGGTGGCCACGCTGCTGCGCGCGGTCGGGGTGAGCGAGACCGACGTGCAGGCCGACTACCGGCAGAGCAACGGCGCCATCCCCGCGCTGCGCGCCATGATGACCACGAAACTGCTTGCCGGGGAAGAACTCTCGGTGGATCTGCTGGGCGTGCGCGACGAATACCTGACGATCGCGACCGACTCGATGCACGAACTGCACGGTGATGTGGACACCTATCTGACAACCGCGGGGATCACGCCGGAACTGCGCGCCCGGCTGCGTGAGCGAATGCTGGAGTGA
- a CDS encoding TetR family transcriptional regulator — protein MSVRGDIAEVRLRPTICEAVEKAAASLDHGGVRALRVLLHAGVSAYWPLVKATPCKQVRAYEATVQTLRERWDAQTDCLADPAATAVYREMDSEVAAFLRLCADRSGAQWLEPVEAIATYAVSVLQGTVLRWLADCNDETMLVVLDDLVSSLATRAAEV, from the coding sequence TTGAGCGTACGTGGAGACATAGCGGAGGTACGGCTTCGGCCGACCATCTGCGAGGCCGTCGAAAAGGCGGCCGCCTCACTGGACCATGGTGGTGTGCGCGCGTTGCGCGTGCTGTTGCATGCCGGTGTCAGCGCCTACTGGCCGCTGGTCAAGGCCACGCCGTGCAAGCAGGTCCGCGCCTACGAAGCGACGGTGCAGACGCTGCGGGAGCGCTGGGATGCGCAGACCGATTGCCTCGCCGACCCCGCCGCGACGGCGGTGTACCGGGAAATGGACAGCGAGGTCGCCGCTTTTCTGCGGCTGTGTGCCGACCGTTCGGGCGCGCAGTGGCTCGAGCCGGTGGAGGCCATCGCCACCTACGCGGTTTCGGTGCTGCAGGGTACCGTGTTGCGCTGGCTTGCCGACTGCAATGACGAAACAATGCTGGTGGTGCTCGACGATCTGGTGAGCAGCCTGGCCACGCGGGCCGCCGAAGTCTGA
- a CDS encoding amino acid deaminase/aldolase, whose protein sequence is MSAPTPFARLHAATAELDPPLAALDLATLRANAAGLVQRARGVPIRVASKSVRCRAVLAEVLGEDLTAAGGFAGIMSYSLPEAIWLVGHGARDVLLGYPTVDRAALAELAADDILRDSITLMVDDVEQLELIRAALGTDRVRPRVCVDVDASLRVGPLHLGVRRSPIRTPEQAAALAVEAMRRGFDVVGVMTYEAQIAGLPDTNVAVRLMKRASAAEITKRRARVLDAVRSVTGKLEIVNSGGTGSIEVSIADAEVTEVTAGSGLYVPTLFDHYRSFAPHPALFFATSVLRRPTPSIATVFAGGYIASGPTGPSRAPKPVWPNGLRLLGSEGTGEVQTPLAGAAQLRIGDRVWFRHAKAGELCERFERIHLVDADGTRTTVPTYRGEGTCFG, encoded by the coding sequence GTGAGCGCCCCGACACCCTTCGCGCGTCTGCACGCGGCCACCGCCGAACTCGATCCTCCGCTGGCCGCCCTCGATCTGGCCACCCTGCGCGCGAATGCCGCCGGGCTGGTGCAACGGGCGCGTGGTGTCCCCATTCGGGTCGCCAGTAAATCCGTGCGCTGCCGGGCCGTGCTCGCCGAGGTGCTCGGCGAGGATCTCACCGCCGCGGGCGGATTCGCCGGCATCATGTCCTACTCGCTGCCCGAGGCCATCTGGTTGGTCGGGCACGGCGCCCGTGACGTACTGCTCGGCTACCCGACCGTGGACCGGGCCGCGCTGGCCGAACTCGCCGCCGACGACATCCTCCGCGACTCGATCACCCTGATGGTCGACGACGTCGAGCAGCTCGAACTCATCCGTGCAGCGCTGGGCACCGACCGGGTGCGCCCGCGTGTCTGTGTCGATGTCGACGCCTCGCTGCGCGTCGGCCCGCTGCACCTGGGTGTGCGGCGCTCGCCGATCCGTACCCCGGAGCAGGCCGCCGCGCTGGCGGTCGAGGCGATGCGGCGCGGCTTCGACGTGGTCGGCGTGATGACCTACGAGGCGCAGATCGCGGGCCTGCCCGACACCAATGTCGCTGTGCGCCTGATGAAACGGGCGTCGGCGGCGGAGATCACCAAGCGCCGCGCGCGCGTGCTCGACGCGGTGCGATCGGTGACCGGCAAGCTCGAGATCGTGAACAGCGGCGGCACCGGCTCCATCGAGGTCAGCATCGCCGACGCGGAGGTCACCGAGGTGACGGCGGGTTCGGGTCTGTACGTGCCGACGCTGTTCGATCACTACCGCTCGTTCGCCCCGCACCCCGCGCTGTTCTTCGCCACGTCGGTGCTGCGCCGTCCGACGCCATCGATCGCGACGGTGTTCGCGGGCGGGTATATCGCCTCCGGCCCGACCGGGCCATCTCGTGCGCCGAAGCCGGTGTGGCCCAACGGATTGCGGCTGCTCGGCAGCGAAGGCACCGGCGAGGTGCAGACGCCGCTGGCGGGCGCCGCGCAACTGCGGATCGGCGACCGGGTCTGGTTCCGGCACGCCAAAGCCGGCGAGCTCTGCGAACGTTTCGAGCGGATCCACCTCGTCGACGCCGACGGCACTCGCACCACCGTGCCCACCTATCGCGGCGAGGGCACCTGCTTCGGCTGA